A portion of the Stella humosa genome contains these proteins:
- a CDS encoding type II toxin-antitoxin system RelE/ParE family toxin — protein MASGDRGEYRLSPRALADLDEIWRYTAETWSIEQADRYVDGLVHTLEMIATMPSLSRRLDEFDPPVRVHTYQRHLIVYTADSHPVVVIRLLGGRQDWLSILRAAEL, from the coding sequence ATGGCCTCCGGTGACCGGGGAGAGTACCGGCTTTCTCCCAGGGCGCTCGCGGACCTTGACGAGATATGGCGGTACACCGCCGAGACATGGTCGATCGAGCAGGCGGACCGATATGTCGACGGCCTCGTCCACACGCTCGAGATGATCGCTACCATGCCGTCGCTTTCCCGACGGCTGGACGAGTTTGACCCGCCCGTTCGCGTTCACACCTATCAGCGCCACCTGATCGTTTACACGGCAGATTCGCACCCTGTGGTCGTCATCCGTCTGCTGGGTGGTCGGCAGGACTGGCTCTCGATTCTCCGAGCTGCGGAACTCTAA
- a CDS encoding type II toxin-antitoxin system ParD family antitoxin has product MATMNVSLPDAMKAWVESQAEGGRYGNASDYVRDLIRRDQERKQAIAVLQAAITEGVHSGEPVTFDSAVFKSRMRDLHGLR; this is encoded by the coding sequence ATGGCAACGATGAATGTCTCCCTGCCGGATGCGATGAAGGCTTGGGTCGAAAGCCAGGCCGAGGGTGGTCGCTATGGCAATGCCAGCGACTATGTCCGAGACCTCATACGGCGAGATCAGGAGCGCAAGCAGGCCATCGCTGTCCTGCAAGCTGCAATCACCGAAGGCGTGCACAGCGGCGAACCCGTGACCTTCGACTCGGCTGTCTTTAAATCGCGGATGCGCGATCTTCATGGCCTCCGGTGA
- a CDS encoding site-specific integrase codes for MPKITKRIVDALAPDPAGREVAIWDTELKGFGVRMMPSGIASFFVYYRTAENRQRKLVLGRVGTLTPEEARHQARLKLAEASKGADPSAERHKVRRSITVTELCDLYLADAAARIKASTLAMDRSRIERHVKPLIGRHTVLALTSEDVAKLQADVIAGRTAAKRDGRGGVTSGGKGVASRTVGMLGTILEFARKRKIVKENVARGIERPADGKQKRFLSTKEMAALGKAMVAAVADGETDTGIAAVRFLLLSGCRRMEALALPMEIVDRQAGCIRFKDTKSGAQIRPIGSKAFAALDLVGHRNGWAFPAARGKGHFIGLPKVLDRLCRRAKLSDVTVHVLRHSFAATAAEMGFSELTIAGLLGHTVSGVTARYAHVPDSALVIAAERVSARIATALDGEKEGAKVVQMPRRARAKP; via the coding sequence ATGCCGAAGATCACCAAGCGTATCGTCGACGCCCTGGCCCCGGACCCCGCCGGCCGCGAAGTGGCGATATGGGACACCGAGCTGAAGGGCTTCGGCGTCCGCATGATGCCGAGCGGTATCGCCTCATTCTTCGTCTACTACCGCACCGCCGAAAACCGGCAGCGCAAGCTGGTGCTGGGGCGGGTCGGCACCCTCACGCCGGAGGAAGCGCGGCACCAGGCCCGCCTGAAGCTGGCGGAGGCGTCGAAGGGTGCCGACCCCTCAGCCGAACGGCACAAGGTCCGCCGCTCGATCACCGTCACGGAGCTATGCGACCTCTACCTGGCCGACGCCGCAGCCCGCATCAAGGCGTCGACCCTGGCGATGGATCGCAGCCGCATTGAACGCCACGTCAAGCCGCTCATCGGGCGACATACCGTCCTGGCGCTGACCTCCGAGGACGTGGCGAAGCTTCAGGCCGATGTCATCGCCGGCCGGACGGCAGCAAAGCGCGACGGCCGCGGCGGCGTGACGAGCGGGGGCAAGGGGGTCGCGTCCCGCACCGTCGGCATGCTGGGCACCATCCTGGAGTTCGCCAGGAAGCGGAAGATCGTGAAGGAGAACGTCGCCCGCGGGATCGAGCGGCCGGCGGACGGGAAGCAAAAGCGGTTCCTGTCGACGAAGGAGATGGCCGCGCTGGGCAAGGCCATGGTCGCGGCCGTGGCCGATGGCGAGACCGATACGGGCATCGCGGCCGTCCGCTTCCTCCTCCTCAGCGGCTGCCGCCGCATGGAAGCATTGGCCCTGCCCATGGAGATCGTCGACCGCCAGGCCGGATGCATTCGCTTCAAGGACACGAAGAGCGGCGCACAGATCCGCCCGATCGGCAGCAAGGCATTCGCCGCCCTTGACCTGGTCGGCCACCGCAACGGCTGGGCGTTCCCGGCGGCCCGCGGCAAGGGCCATTTCATCGGCCTGCCGAAGGTGCTGGATCGCCTATGCAGGCGGGCCAAGCTGTCGGACGTGACGGTTCACGTCCTGCGGCACAGTTTCGCCGCCACGGCTGCCGAGATGGGCTTCTCTGAGCTGACCATCGCCGGCCTGCTCGGCCACACCGTGTCGGGCGTGACCGCCCGCTATGCCCACGTCCCGGATAGCGCCCTGGTCATCGCTGCAGAACGGGTGTCAGCCCGCATCGCAACGGCCCTCGATGGTGAGAAGGAAGGGGCGAAGGTGGTGCAGATGCCGCGGCGGGCGCGGGCAAAACCGTAA
- a CDS encoding helix-turn-helix domain-containing protein encodes MARAALKLGVRDVAQAAHVSPATVTRIEADRPANAATLAAVRTALEAAGVEFIAENGEGPGVKLKKGRTEMVKVGFTESEGHPSTFKYRRESLGISEKDMAAQAGVSLKDLQTLEATPPNSSKYDLKILAPVERVLLDAEKQKREIAR; translated from the coding sequence ATGGCGCGCGCCGCCCTCAAACTCGGCGTGCGGGACGTTGCGCAAGCGGCCCATGTCTCGCCGGCGACAGTCACGAGGATCGAGGCGGATAGGCCCGCGAATGCGGCCACTCTCGCTGCAGTCCGCACCGCCCTAGAGGCCGCTGGCGTCGAGTTCATTGCCGAGAACGGAGAGGGTCCGGGCGTTAAGCTCAAGAAAGGAAGAACTGAAATGGTTAAGGTTGGATTCACGGAAAGCGAAGGGCATCCCTCCACCTTCAAGTATAGGCGAGAGAGTTTGGGTATCAGTGAAAAAGATATGGCGGCTCAGGCTGGCGTCTCTTTAAAAGATCTGCAAACCCTTGAGGCAACGCCTCCAAATAGCAGCAAATATGACTTGAAAATACTTGCTCCTGTTGAGCGAGTCTTGCTTGACGCTGAAAAGCAAAAGCGGGAAATAGCAAGGTGA
- a CDS encoding NADP-dependent isocitrate dehydrogenase, producing MVAPNPQNVSEEDAKARARALGDAVMRELDADRRYFERRPHRSYRLRRSFPAEGEQVSILIGGEWPMTVGALFTAVRQVAPGVRARAFFLAPRSLETDVSDAEAAEYFRQFNTATALDDFAAALAATRAERRL from the coding sequence ATGGTCGCGCCAAACCCCCAAAATGTGTCGGAAGAGGACGCCAAGGCCCGCGCTCGCGCTCTTGGCGACGCCGTAATGCGCGAGCTGGACGCCGATCGCCGATACTTCGAGCGCCGTCCGCACCGATCCTATCGTCTGCGGCGATCCTTCCCGGCCGAGGGCGAACAGGTCTCGATTCTCATCGGCGGCGAGTGGCCGATGACGGTCGGTGCGCTGTTCACGGCAGTGCGACAGGTCGCGCCCGGTGTCCGCGCCCGCGCCTTCTTCCTCGCCCCGCGCAGCCTCGAAACCGACGTGTCCGACGCCGAGGCGGCGGAGTACTTCCGCCAGTTCAACACAGCGACCGCCCTCGACGATTTCGCCGCGGCGCTCGCCGCCACACGAGCGGAGCGCCGGCTATGA
- a CDS encoding DUF3987 domain-containing protein: MNDFTGLARAAVAVPAIDPAALDAHIRMIHQLAAASGVDGVLVLFGVGENPATGRREGPRVAHFHIGDADGMIEAAKGYSCTPHLNAYAPWAIFRKGMPSGSKGSERDVVAVLALVADQDNDKGQGGTLPLAAPYIVESSPGNFQAVYPLSRALPPAEAKPLSQALAECVGCDHRTKDVGGVWRIPGLLNWPNATKVGRGRSIDPQSVTVAREWGGELIDPGALPVLASRPKREDRTPRREDNTRREQEQSPHADRVVEELLARCGAGLRKLISSGAEPGEDRSAVAFSVICGLLTRGFAPPDIRRLIEAHPSGIGGRYAAGKDLDADIRRGQEKTQTNDAAETPDAWHSPDLSLLGTGRRLAPDFPLDLLGPYWAPWIERRAGGASAPVDYVATSLLACVGAMIANVRWPVAGASWSEPPLLWCGIVGSPSSSKSPAMDAAFDLVRHAEDRMAAGFDQDQRQHETTKQIAKAKRDAWEADIKIALRAGERPPNMPEDAVAPDDPVRPRVRVADFTIEKLGALTAALPRGLLVVRDELAGWLGAFDKYGGGGYDRAFAIEMYGGRSYIVDRVKNPEPLRIRHLSVGVLGGVQPDKLSTIIEGPDDGLASRLLWAWPDSLPEFSLSRIEADDTDARAAFARLADLGMGSDEHGNPEPKRLRLSTEAENLLEDFARDMSKRAHEASGMMSGALGKARGHALRLATVVEHLWWCGVRGASEPTAISAEAVTAAAGLVDGYFIPMAERVFGDASIPVAERAAMTLIRFLKRNGLATFNARDARREVGGPLRDAAAMDAACDALVEAGLIRGRFSRAGSVKGRAAKNYDVNPAIFVAGR; encoded by the coding sequence ATGAACGACTTCACCGGGCTCGCCCGCGCGGCCGTCGCCGTCCCGGCTATCGATCCCGCCGCACTCGATGCCCATATCCGTATGATCCACCAGCTCGCCGCAGCGTCCGGCGTCGATGGTGTGCTTGTCCTGTTCGGCGTTGGTGAGAACCCGGCGACCGGCCGAAGAGAAGGCCCACGAGTCGCGCATTTCCACATCGGAGACGCCGACGGCATGATCGAGGCCGCGAAGGGCTACAGCTGCACACCCCACCTCAATGCCTATGCCCCTTGGGCCATCTTCCGAAAGGGCATGCCGAGCGGCAGCAAGGGCTCGGAACGCGACGTCGTCGCCGTGCTCGCGCTCGTCGCCGATCAGGACAACGACAAAGGCCAAGGTGGTACGCTGCCGCTCGCCGCGCCCTACATCGTCGAAAGCAGCCCCGGCAATTTCCAGGCCGTCTATCCGCTGTCGCGCGCGTTGCCGCCGGCCGAGGCGAAGCCCCTCAGCCAGGCGCTGGCGGAATGTGTCGGGTGCGACCACCGCACTAAGGACGTGGGCGGCGTTTGGCGCATCCCCGGCCTGCTGAACTGGCCCAACGCGACCAAAGTCGGGCGCGGGCGCTCTATCGACCCGCAGTCTGTCACCGTCGCCAGGGAATGGGGCGGCGAACTGATTGATCCGGGGGCGCTCCCGGTGCTCGCCAGCAGGCCCAAGCGGGAGGACCGCACCCCCAGGCGAGAAGACAACACCCGCCGCGAACAGGAACAAAGCCCCCACGCCGATAGAGTCGTCGAGGAATTGTTGGCGCGCTGCGGGGCCGGGCTGCGCAAGCTCATCTCCTCCGGCGCCGAACCCGGCGAGGACCGATCCGCCGTGGCCTTCAGCGTAATTTGCGGCCTGCTCACGCGGGGGTTCGCTCCCCCTGACATCCGGCGACTGATCGAGGCGCATCCGAGCGGCATTGGCGGTCGATACGCGGCAGGGAAGGATTTGGACGCCGACATCCGGCGCGGACAGGAAAAGACCCAGACGAACGATGCCGCCGAGACGCCAGACGCCTGGCACTCGCCGGACCTGTCCCTGCTCGGCACCGGCCGCCGGCTGGCACCCGATTTCCCGCTCGACCTTCTGGGACCGTACTGGGCGCCATGGATCGAGCGGCGGGCGGGCGGTGCGTCCGCCCCGGTGGACTATGTGGCGACCTCGCTGCTGGCTTGCGTCGGCGCGATGATCGCCAACGTGCGGTGGCCGGTCGCCGGTGCGAGCTGGAGTGAGCCGCCACTGCTGTGGTGCGGAATCGTCGGGTCACCGTCGTCCAGCAAGTCGCCGGCGATGGATGCGGCCTTCGACCTGGTGCGTCATGCCGAAGATCGCATGGCCGCTGGCTTCGACCAGGATCAGCGCCAGCACGAGACGACAAAGCAGATCGCCAAGGCCAAGCGCGACGCCTGGGAAGCTGACATCAAGATCGCCTTGAGGGCGGGGGAAAGGCCGCCGAACATGCCGGAGGACGCCGTTGCGCCCGACGACCCCGTGCGCCCTCGGGTCCGCGTGGCCGATTTCACGATCGAGAAGTTGGGCGCCCTTACGGCCGCCCTGCCGCGCGGCCTCCTGGTGGTCCGCGACGAGTTGGCGGGATGGCTCGGCGCCTTCGACAAGTACGGCGGCGGCGGCTACGACCGCGCCTTCGCGATCGAGATGTATGGTGGCCGGTCCTACATCGTCGACCGAGTGAAGAACCCGGAGCCGCTCCGCATCCGCCATCTCAGTGTCGGCGTGCTCGGGGGCGTGCAACCCGACAAGCTGTCGACCATCATCGAGGGGCCGGACGATGGCCTCGCTTCCCGGCTCCTATGGGCATGGCCGGACAGCCTGCCCGAGTTCTCGCTGTCTCGCATCGAGGCCGACGACACCGACGCCAGGGCCGCGTTCGCGCGCCTGGCCGACCTCGGCATGGGAAGCGACGAGCACGGCAACCCCGAACCCAAGCGCCTCCGCCTGTCGACGGAGGCTGAGAACCTGCTCGAAGACTTCGCTCGGGATATGTCGAAGCGCGCGCACGAGGCGAGTGGCATGATGTCTGGCGCCCTCGGCAAGGCGCGCGGTCACGCGCTCCGGCTCGCCACCGTCGTCGAACATCTGTGGTGGTGTGGGGTTCGCGGCGCATCGGAGCCGACCGCAATATCCGCCGAGGCGGTGACAGCCGCCGCCGGCCTGGTCGACGGCTACTTCATCCCCATGGCCGAGCGGGTGTTCGGCGACGCCTCGATCCCGGTGGCCGAGCGCGCCGCCATGACCCTGATCCGCTTCCTCAAGCGGAACGGGCTGGCCACCTTCAACGCGCGTGACGCTCGGCGGGAAGTCGGCGGGCCGCTCCGCGATGCGGCCGCGATGGATGCCGCCTGCGATGCCTTGGTCGAGGCCGGGCTTATCAGGGGCCGCTTCAGCCGCGCCGGCAGCGTTAAGGGCCGGGCGGCGAAAAACTACGACGTGAATCCAGCAATCTTCGTGGCCGGCCGATGA
- a CDS encoding phage portal protein, with protein MLNRLRHFFAPERRSTGTLGDPWTALLLGGAGPTASGTPVSVETAMRHPPVFSAVRTIAEPVGQLPLHIYERQAGGGRIRASDHPAARLLAEPNDWTSGDSFRADMTANMAARGNAFAYVNRGGGGEVVEMIALDPGTVTVERHATTLEPVYRLGGAEVDRSRILHLRTFNVGGQLGLSPIDQCREAIGLSMVLESYGAGLFGRGARPAGVLKHPKALTEPVITRLRASFEQLYRGGSNAGRVAVLEDGVTWEAMQLSSVDAQFLEMRIFQLREIARAFRIPAPLMNDLERVTKSSAEELGQQFLVWTLAPYLRAWQNALNRALFTAAERGRFYVEFLVDDLTRADLAARMAAYATAIAHGVLNPDEVREMENRRPYQGGEVFTRPQNVGPVANGQQPPANVGATP; from the coding sequence ATGCTCAACCGCCTCCGTCATTTCTTCGCACCTGAGCGCCGATCGACCGGCACGCTGGGCGACCCTTGGACCGCCCTGCTGCTGGGCGGTGCCGGCCCGACCGCGTCGGGCACCCCCGTCTCGGTCGAAACGGCCATGCGCCACCCGCCCGTCTTCTCCGCGGTGCGCACGATCGCCGAGCCGGTCGGGCAGTTGCCTCTCCATATCTACGAACGCCAGGCCGGCGGCGGCCGCATCCGCGCATCCGACCATCCCGCGGCGCGACTACTGGCCGAGCCGAACGACTGGACGTCGGGCGACAGCTTCCGCGCCGACATGACGGCCAACATGGCCGCGCGGGGCAATGCCTTCGCCTACGTCAATCGCGGCGGCGGGGGCGAGGTGGTCGAGATGATCGCGCTTGATCCCGGTACCGTCACGGTCGAGCGGCACGCCACCACCCTGGAACCGGTCTATCGTCTCGGCGGGGCGGAGGTCGACCGGAGCCGCATCCTGCACCTGCGCACCTTCAACGTCGGCGGTCAGCTTGGCTTGTCGCCGATCGACCAGTGCCGGGAAGCCATCGGCCTCTCGATGGTGCTGGAATCCTACGGCGCTGGCCTGTTCGGTCGCGGCGCCCGGCCGGCGGGAGTGTTGAAGCATCCGAAGGCGCTCACCGAACCCGTCATCACCCGCCTGCGCGCATCGTTCGAGCAGCTGTATCGGGGCGGCTCGAATGCCGGCCGGGTGGCGGTGCTCGAAGATGGCGTGACGTGGGAGGCGATGCAGCTTTCCTCGGTCGATGCGCAGTTCCTGGAAATGCGGATTTTCCAGTTGCGAGAGATCGCCCGCGCCTTCCGCATTCCCGCGCCGCTGATGAACGACTTGGAGCGGGTGACGAAGTCGAGCGCGGAGGAGCTGGGGCAACAGTTCCTCGTCTGGACCCTCGCCCCGTATCTGCGCGCCTGGCAAAACGCCTTGAACCGGGCGCTGTTCACCGCCGCGGAGCGCGGTCGCTTCTATGTAGAGTTCCTGGTCGACGACCTTACCCGGGCCGACCTGGCAGCCCGGATGGCGGCCTACGCCACGGCGATCGCCCACGGTGTCCTCAATCCCGACGAGGTCCGCGAGATGGAGAACCGCCGGCCCTATCAGGGCGGCGAGGTCTTCACGCGCCCGCAGAACGTCGGCCCGGTCGCCAACGGCCAGCAGCCGCCGGCCAACGTGGGGGCAACGCCTTGA
- a CDS encoding HK97 family phage prohead protease: MTLQHRDIQFRFAGEDSGSIEGYAAVWGRPDSFGDVLRRGAFAASLARHRAAGTRPLMLWSHDPAGIVGTWDAIEEDDHGLKVRGRLVLDATGGRDAHALLKANALDGLSIGFRTVKAQRLPQGGRQVLEVELVEVSLVGRPSQHGARLLTVKSAALAAPAAAGLAALIRASAAKLERK, encoded by the coding sequence TTGACCCTCCAGCATCGCGACATCCAGTTCCGCTTCGCTGGCGAGGATAGCGGTTCGATCGAGGGCTATGCGGCCGTCTGGGGTCGGCCCGATAGCTTCGGCGACGTGCTCCGCCGTGGCGCCTTCGCCGCATCGCTGGCACGCCATCGCGCCGCCGGCACCCGGCCCCTGATGCTTTGGTCGCACGACCCGGCCGGGATCGTCGGCACCTGGGACGCGATCGAGGAAGACGACCACGGCCTGAAGGTCCGCGGCCGCCTGGTGCTCGACGCCACGGGCGGCCGCGATGCCCATGCCCTGCTGAAGGCGAATGCGCTCGACGGCCTGTCGATCGGCTTCCGCACGGTGAAGGCGCAACGCCTCCCGCAGGGCGGTCGCCAGGTGCTCGAAGTCGAACTCGTCGAAGTCAGCCTCGTCGGTCGACCGTCGCAGCACGGCGCCCGCCTCCTCACTGTCAAATCCGCGGCCCTGGCCGCACCCGCAGCGGCCGGGCTTGCCGCGCTGATCCGCGCATCGGCGGCGAAGCTCGAAAGGAAGTGA
- a CDS encoding phage major capsid protein: protein MLDNLHASIETRAEGDEPEAGTDDLAEIRTAITGFTSTAESRFTAIDTGLAEMRTRLDRAETVLRRPGAAAATPPAAEVETRAFAGFIRRGREALTADEVRSLRVSDDTAGGFLAPDQFMAELLRNVVQFSPIRSIARVMPTGAPAVLLPKRTGGFTGQWVGENDTRPATTATFGQNRYPVAEAAAYVDVSNVMLEDAAVDILSLVSFEFAEEFGRLEGAAFVNGSGQGEPLGLMTSTELAFTPSGSASAVTAEGIIDLFHAVPTAYRGSATWVMNSATMGAVRKLKDGSTGTFLLMTSGIANAPATTLLGRPVVEAPDMPSIAGGAFPIAFGDFAAGYRIFDRVALSVLRDPYSQATNGMTRFHGRRRVAGGVGKPEAIRKLKIATS from the coding sequence ATGCTCGACAACCTGCACGCCAGCATCGAGACCCGCGCCGAAGGCGACGAGCCCGAAGCCGGCACCGACGACCTGGCCGAAATCCGGACCGCCATCACCGGTTTCACCAGCACGGCGGAATCCCGGTTCACCGCCATCGACACCGGCCTCGCGGAGATGCGGACGCGCCTGGACCGCGCCGAGACGGTGCTGCGCCGCCCAGGTGCCGCTGCTGCCACGCCGCCGGCCGCCGAGGTCGAGACCCGCGCCTTCGCCGGCTTCATCCGCCGTGGCCGCGAGGCGCTGACCGCCGACGAGGTCCGCAGCCTTCGGGTGTCCGATGACACCGCGGGCGGCTTCCTGGCGCCCGACCAGTTCATGGCCGAGCTGCTGCGCAACGTGGTGCAGTTCTCCCCGATCCGCTCGATCGCCCGCGTAATGCCGACCGGCGCACCCGCCGTTCTGCTTCCCAAGCGCACCGGCGGATTCACCGGACAGTGGGTCGGTGAGAACGACACCCGGCCCGCGACGACGGCCACCTTCGGTCAGAACCGCTACCCGGTCGCAGAAGCCGCGGCCTATGTCGACGTCTCGAACGTCATGCTCGAAGACGCCGCCGTCGATATCCTGTCGCTGGTCAGCTTCGAGTTCGCCGAGGAGTTCGGCCGGCTCGAAGGGGCCGCCTTCGTCAACGGCAGCGGCCAGGGCGAGCCGCTGGGCTTGATGACCTCCACCGAACTGGCCTTCACGCCCTCGGGCAGCGCTTCGGCCGTGACCGCCGAAGGCATCATCGACCTGTTCCACGCCGTGCCGACGGCCTACCGCGGCAGCGCAACGTGGGTGATGAACAGCGCCACCATGGGCGCCGTGCGCAAGCTGAAGGACGGCTCGACCGGCACCTTCCTGTTGATGACCTCGGGCATCGCCAACGCTCCGGCGACGACCCTGCTGGGCCGGCCGGTGGTCGAGGCGCCGGACATGCCGAGCATTGCCGGCGGCGCCTTCCCGATCGCCTTTGGTGACTTCGCCGCCGGCTACCGGATCTTCGACCGCGTCGCCCTCAGCGTCCTGCGCGATCCCTACAGCCAGGCGACCAACGGCATGACCCGCTTCCACGGCCGCCGCCGGGTGGCCGGTGGCGTCGGCAAGCCGGAGGCGATCCGCAAGCTGAAGATCGCCACAAGCTGA
- a CDS encoding HNH endonuclease, whose translation MPPAPMKHCPAGHAAYSTPRCPGCTRARRQAHDAVRPSAALRGYDGEWRELRKRFLAAHPRCCMCGAAANEVDHIVAIADGGARLAWANLRSMCKPHHSRRTIADQRAKRGGRVE comes from the coding sequence ATGCCCCCCGCACCCATGAAGCACTGCCCTGCCGGCCATGCCGCCTACAGCACGCCGCGCTGTCCTGGCTGCACCAGGGCGCGGCGCCAGGCGCACGATGCCGTCCGGCCGAGTGCAGCCCTGCGCGGATACGATGGCGAGTGGCGCGAGCTGCGCAAGCGGTTCCTGGCAGCACACCCCCGCTGCTGCATGTGCGGGGCTGCTGCGAATGAAGTCGACCACATCGTCGCCATCGCGGACGGCGGCGCCCGCCTCGCCTGGGCCAACTTGCGCAGCATGTGCAAACCACACCACTCCCGCCGCACCATCGCCGACCAGCGGGCCAAGCGCGGGGGTCGCGTCGAATGA
- a CDS encoding phage terminase small subunit P27 family, which translates to MAKPARDPAARLEKAPAAPAHLSDRAKVEWRKLAPVAVALGTLTLADLRAFELLAETLATEREARDTITREGMSTPTGDGGLKPHPAVRIMEAARNQACRLLDTFGMTPRGRGNVERAAATTDNWDGLLS; encoded by the coding sequence ATGGCCAAGCCCGCTCGCGACCCCGCCGCCCGCTTGGAGAAGGCACCTGCTGCCCCTGCGCACCTGTCCGACCGCGCCAAGGTCGAATGGCGGAAGCTGGCGCCCGTGGCGGTCGCCCTTGGCACCCTGACGCTGGCGGACCTGCGGGCGTTCGAGCTGCTGGCCGAGACGCTGGCGACCGAGCGCGAGGCGCGGGACACCATCACCCGCGAGGGCATGTCGACCCCGACCGGCGACGGCGGACTGAAGCCGCACCCGGCCGTCCGCATCATGGAAGCCGCCCGCAACCAGGCGTGCAGGTTGCTCGATACCTTCGGCATGACGCCGCGCGGTCGTGGCAATGTCGAGCGTGCCGCGGCGACCACAGACAATTGGGACGGGCTGCTGTCGTGA
- a CDS encoding terminase large subunit, with product MGKGERAVRFVEKLRHTEGPLAGRPFKLHDWQARIVRKVFGDVTEAGHRKIRTVFLLLPRGSGKTSLTSALALLCLLGPERDAAGQVIAAAADREQASIAYNASARAIRADADLSKATRIVDSRRMIVHPRSESTYRAISHEAYSKHGLAVSTLLADEIHAWPTRDLWDVLVSSMGKRLCPLTIVTTTAGAGRGTLAWDLYDYALKVERGQVEDETFLPVLYQAPHDADWRDEAIWQAVNPALAAGFRSLDEMRVMARQAAEIPSVREMFRRLYLNIWGDAATVSWVDMAIYDESAKAPVERADLAGRSVYVGVDLASVSDLAAVYAVAQDDDDGWLVWGRQYVPADTYRKRIAENAPYAAFKESGRLVVTDGAVIDQERIIADLVELCSDLDVREIAVDRWGATGFLTRLQERGLPVVQFGQGFASMSAPCKEIERAVIGRKLKAGGDPVLRWNIANIRVEPDAAGNIKFAKHKALGKIDGAVAVAMGIGRALANEAGPSVYETGRPEGVLFV from the coding sequence ATGGGGAAGGGCGAGCGCGCCGTGCGCTTCGTCGAGAAGCTGCGCCATACCGAAGGGCCGCTCGCCGGTCGCCCGTTCAAGCTGCATGACTGGCAGGCGCGCATCGTCCGCAAGGTTTTCGGCGACGTCACCGAGGCAGGGCACCGGAAGATCCGCACCGTCTTCCTGCTGCTGCCCCGCGGCTCCGGCAAGACGTCGTTGACCTCAGCCCTGGCGCTGTTGTGCCTTCTCGGTCCCGAGCGCGATGCCGCCGGCCAGGTGATCGCTGCCGCGGCCGACCGGGAACAGGCGTCGATCGCGTACAACGCCTCCGCCCGCGCCATCCGTGCCGATGCCGACCTGTCCAAGGCAACCCGGATCGTCGACAGCCGGCGCATGATCGTTCACCCGCGGTCGGAGTCGACCTATCGGGCCATCAGCCATGAGGCGTACTCGAAGCACGGGTTGGCCGTCTCGACGCTGCTCGCCGACGAGATCCACGCTTGGCCGACGCGCGACCTTTGGGACGTGCTGGTGTCATCCATGGGTAAGCGGCTGTGCCCGCTGACCATCGTCACCACGACCGCCGGCGCCGGCCGCGGCACGCTTGCATGGGATCTCTACGACTACGCCTTGAAGGTCGAGCGCGGCCAGGTCGAGGACGAGACGTTCCTGCCGGTGCTTTACCAGGCGCCGCACGACGCCGATTGGCGCGATGAAGCCATCTGGCAGGCCGTCAACCCCGCCCTCGCCGCGGGCTTCCGGTCCCTCGACGAGATGCGGGTAATGGCGCGCCAGGCGGCCGAGATCCCTTCTGTCCGCGAGATGTTCCGCCGGCTCTACCTCAACATCTGGGGCGATGCCGCGACCGTGTCGTGGGTGGACATGGCGATCTATGACGAGAGCGCCAAGGCTCCGGTCGAGCGGGCGGATCTGGCCGGCCGATCGGTCTATGTCGGGGTCGACCTTGCGAGCGTGTCCGACCTCGCGGCCGTCTATGCCGTGGCGCAGGACGATGATGATGGGTGGCTGGTGTGGGGTCGGCAGTACGTCCCGGCCGACACCTACCGCAAGCGGATCGCGGAGAATGCGCCCTATGCGGCCTTCAAAGAGTCCGGCCGGCTGGTGGTGACCGATGGTGCCGTGATCGACCAGGAGCGCATCATTGCCGACCTGGTCGAGCTATGCAGCGACCTGGACGTGCGCGAGATCGCGGTCGACCGCTGGGGCGCCACGGGCTTCCTGACCAGACTGCAAGAGCGTGGCTTGCCCGTCGTGCAGTTCGGCCAGGGCTTCGCGTCCATGTCGGCGCCCTGCAAAGAGATCGAGCGGGCGGTGATCGGTCGGAAGCTGAAGGCCGGCGGCGACCCGGTGCTGCGCTGGAACATCGCCAACATCAGGGTCGAGCCGGATGCCGCGGGCAACATCAAGTTCGCAAAGCACAAGGCGCTGGGGAAGATCGACGGGGCGGTCGCGGTCGCTATGGGAATCGGGCGGGCGCTGGCCAATGAGGCGGGGCCTTCGGTCTACGAAACGGGGCGGCCGGAGGGCGTGCTGTTCGTGTAG